A single window of Rhodamnia argentea isolate NSW1041297 chromosome 5, ASM2092103v1, whole genome shotgun sequence DNA harbors:
- the LOC115743820 gene encoding em protein H5-like → MYGRHVTPTVRACRGFDKRGIRKMSSQQEREELDRRARQGETVVPGGTGGKSLEAQEHLAEGRHKGGETRKQQIGPEGYQEMGRKGGLSTTEESGGRRAAREGIPIDESKFKTGSQS, encoded by the exons ATGTACGGAAGACACGTAACGCCAACAGTGAGAGCTTGCAGAGGGTTTGACAAGAGAGGGATCAGGAAGATGTCGTCCCAGCAGGAGAGGGAGGAGCTCGACCGCCGCGCACGGCAGGGCGAGACGGTGGTCCCCGGTGGCACCGGCGGCAAGAGCCTCGAGGCGCAGGAGCACCTCGCGGAAG GGAGACACAAAGGAGGGGAGACGAGGAAGCAGCAGATAGGGCCGGAAGGGTACCAAGAGATGGGCCGCAAGGGCGGCCTGAGCACCACCGAAGAGTCCGGCGGACGGAGGGCGGCTCGCGAGGGCATCCCGATCGACGAGTCCAAGTTCAAAACCGGGAGCCAGAGTtaa